In Novipirellula caenicola, the genomic stretch GCTGCTGCGTGATACCAACGAACTGCTTGACACCGCTCGAGCGGCACAATCCGAATTCTTGCGTGATGCATTGGAGCTGGAAACGTCGCGAAGTTTCCAAGCGGACTAGCGTCGCGAAAAGACGTTCGAAATTTGCAGGGCAGGCCCCGCGCCGCTATCCACGGCGGGCCAACGAAATCGTGATTGGCGGGACGATGCGATTAGACGGTGTCGTCTTCCTCGTACTCTTCATACTCTTCTTCTTCGTACTCATCCGAATCATCATCGTCGTCGCTGGCGACGGAACCTTCGATGACATTGCCATCGCCTGGATCATCCCCCTCTTCGGGATCCAATCCTTGCATCTTCTGCCATGCTTCCATCGTCAACAACACTTCGCGTGACTTCGATCCGTTGTATTCGCCGACGATCTTGTCTTCGGCCATGAAATCGATCAGCCGAGCGGCACGACCATAGCCAATCCCAAGACATCGCTGCAGCAATGACAACGACCCACGGCCTTCGCGGATCACGACCTCGATCGCACTTTCGTACAACTCGTCGCGGTTCTTGATGTCACCGACTGCCCCCGCCTCTGCGTCGTCTCCGTCGTCGACTTTCAAGTTCATCAACTCGCCGACAAAATTCTGTTCGCCAAGACTGCAGTGATCGACGACGGCATCGATCTCTTCGTCCGACAAATAGGTACCTTGTCCACGAATCAAGGTGCTGGTTCCGGGCCACAAGAACAACATGTCACCGTTGCCAAGCAATTTGTCGGCACCGTTTTCGTCCAACACGACGCGGCTGTCGGTCTTACTTGCCACTTGGAAACTCAATCGCGCCGGCAAGTTACTCTTGATCAAACCGGTGATGACGTCCACGGTCGGTTTCTGCGTTGCTAGGATCAAGTGGATTCCCACCGCACGACTCTTTTGTGCCAAGCGGATGATATGCGTTTCCACATCTTTTCCGGCGGTCATCATCAAGTCCGCCATCTCGTCGGCGATGATCACGATGAACGGCAATTTATCCGGCACGCTATCGGTGTCTTCGGCATCCTCCATATCCAACCGACGCAGGATCTCTTCGCGGCCAAGATCGTTGTAGCTATTGATGTGACGCACGCCGGCTTTGGCTAATAGCGAATAACGCTCTTCCATCTTCTCGACCGCCCACGCCAAGATCGCTTCGGCCTTTTTCATGTCGGTGATCACCGGATGCATCAAGTGAGGCAGCCGACCATAGCCACTCAATTCCACCATCTTGGGGTCGATCATCAGCATGCGAACTTCGTCCGGCCGACACATCATCAGCACCGAAGTGATGATCGCATTCAAACAAACACTCTTACCCGTACCCGTACGACCTGCGATCAACAGGTGAGGCATTTTTTCGAGACCGACAACCATTGGATTGCCGGACACGTCTTTGCCCAAGAACACCGGGATGTTCATCTTCGAACGGCTCATGTCCGATTCTTCGATCACGTCACGCAGACGCACGACTTGTCGATTCTCATTGGGAACTTCAATCCCAACGGTGTTTTTCCCTGGGATGGGAGCGACAATACGAACGCTTGGCACCCGCAGACCGATCGCCAAGTCGTCCGCCAAACCGGTAATTTTGCTCAGCCGCAATCCCGCTTCGAGTTCGATTTCGTACTGCGCGATCACCGGTCCAGTTTCGATTTCGACGACGCGAATGTTGAATCCGAAATCCTTGAATGTGTCTTCCAGGATTTGAGCCTTGCGACGCACTTCGATCAGTTGTTCGTCATAACTGACGTCATCACTCTGTTCGAGCAATTCGATCGGCGGCAAACGATAATCCTCGGACCCGAACGGAGCCGCTTCTTGCACGTTGTCGTACAACTCTTGCTTGGCGTCGGCTTGCTGCTTTCGCTTGGGCACTTTGATTTTTGGGTTCGACATCGGATGTTTTTCATCCTGTCGAAGATGCAGCGTTTCATCGTCCACTTCGATATCGCGCACGACCGGTTCACGTTCATCGGTTTCGTCGTGGGATTCTTCCTGCTCGTGGGCGATGGGCGAATCGACGACCGAATCGTGCGAGGCTGCTACCGCGGAATCGCTTGCGGGCGTTTCCGGAGCATCCATCGTTGCCGTCTCTACAGCGCCGGACTCGGCAGATTCCGTTTCGCTGGTCGAGGCGATTTTGCGGCGGGACTTTTTGAACTTGATCTTCGGTTCGCGATTGGCCCAATCGTTTGCTTCTGCAACATTCGCATCCGCCGTGGTTTGTTCGGTCGCATTTGCTTTTCCAACCTCATCGCCTTCGATCTTGATGGGCTCTTCCAGATCGGTGAAGGCTTCTCGGCGACGTCGCACGGTGATCGGCATGACTTTGGCCGCGCGGCGCATGCCGCTTTTCGATACCATCGCTCCGCTGGCTAAGATTCGCTTTCCGGCATACAGCAGCGCGTAGTCGGTTGTCAGCAACAAACCAACCGCGATCACCGTCATTGACAAGATCCATGCGCCAGCGGGGGCGAAATGCTCGAGCAAAAACGTCGAGGTCATCGCACCTAGATAGCCACCGTTGCCCACGACCGGCATCTGCTCGAGCTTCATCGGCAACAAACCGCCCGCGGTAGCCACGCCGATCACGACAATGGTTCCGCCGAGTGATCGCAGCACCGGCGCGTTTAAATAGCCGCGGTACAACAGCGCCGTTGCCACCCCGCCGCCTGCGGCGATCACCAATCCCGCCGCCAATCCCAATGCGTCCAACAACGCGGCGGAAATGACCGCTCCCCAATAACCGCAAGCATTGGTCACGGTAGGGTTGGTCGGATAGACCGAATTGTTCGGAGCGTATAGAGCGCTGACGGGCCAGACCGGCATTTCGATCGGGTCCGCCGGGCTGCGGGTGATGATCGAAACGGTCGCAATCAAAGTCATCGCCACCAAAACGATAGCGACGACGTCACGAACTAGGTTCGTTTCGCGGTCTCCGTTTGCACCGTCGTTGGAAGCAGCACTTGCCATAAAACCAAACAGCATTGCAGCGACCGGCTCAGCACGCCCGAGGGCGATGATGGGAATCGGTCGCTAGCAAGGAATAAAAACCAAGCAGAACGTCATCCAGGATTATCGACCGCCGCTACAACCGAACTTTTGCGAACCAGCGCACAATTCCGGATAATCACGACAACCGGTAAACCGATTCCCCCATCGATCGAGCCAGCCCGGCGAGTGCGTTTTCGGGGGGCTCGATGCGAGATCAGGTGTCGCCAACGTCTAGAGAGGCATTTTGCGGTGCGCTGTGAGTGGCGACGAAACTCTTGACGGATTGTTGCTTGATTGAGCCGCTCGCGCGTCAACGGCCGGGTCCCACATGCGACTCGGTCCCTGCGGGCCCACGGCTTACCGTTGCGGTTCGCACCGCAACGGCCATCGCCTCTTGATAGCAAATAAGCAATTTATTTGCGATCGATCGAGGCAATCAATGCCTTTCGTTGCTTGTCGATGAATGTCAACATTTCTTCGATTCGGGGGCGAACCATTTCATCGTACTCTTCGGTGACGTCTTCGCGGTCCATGAAACTGTCGGGGTCTGGCAATTCAGCCGCGATCGTTTTGGGAACCTCGAATCCTCCCGCCTTGGCCGCTTCCATCAGGTAGGTCTGCGCCACGGCCAAATGACGAACACTTTGTCCCGCATCGTAGCGGTACTGAGCCACACGCGCTTCCATCTGTGCTTGCCGAATCTCCTTCTCGGCTTCTTTCAGCGATGCATGGGTCGGTTTGTCTTTCAGCGGTTTTTGCTCGATCTTCACATCCGCTTGATCAGGAGCGTCCGCTCGCATGACATGCGACTTGGCCATGCACAATTCACCCAGCGTGATGCAGTCGTGGATGTCTTGATCCGACGGAACGTCCTCGTCATTACGCAACGCGATGGCAAGTTCCTCGAGGCGGTCGCGACACGAGTTGATTCCGGCATGCCCATCGGTCATCGCTGCGGACCCAGCCATATCCAACCAAGCCGCGTTCTTTTCAAGCGAGTGAGCCAATTTTTCATTTTGCCCGGTGCCCACCAGCGAACGCGATTCTTCGAGACGATCGAGAGCGTCATAACACAGTGGCCAATACGTTGCCTTGGATACAACAAACCAGCCGCGGGTCTCATCAGGACGTTCGTCCAAGTCACGCTGGATCGCGCGTCCCTTTTCGTCGGTTTGAACCGTCTTCGTTTGTGCAGTCTTTGCCTCGCCCGTTTTCGTTTCAGCCTTCGCCACTGAAACACCGCCAAGCGATATTGCCGAAATGGAAACCGAGAGCAGCGCTCCCGAAAGAAAATTCATTGTGTGATTCATGACGAGATTCCAAGTTAGTAGGGAGAGTGTGTGAGCGGACCGTAAATTTCAAGGCAACTTGCAACAAGAAAACTCAAAGCCAACCTCGTTACTATTGCAAATTGATGATTGAATAACACAAAGAAAATCGCTTAGTTCCGACTGATTCCCCGAATACTCGCCAAAATTATCCATACGGGATTTTATAGGCGTCGTTGCCTTCTGCTATCCGAACCTCGCAGAGTCTCTGAGACGCCGTCATTGCGGACGGTTGTTACGCGCAGTCGTTGCGCTACCGAACGACAGCTGAATGGCAACGAAGGCGGCAGAGCAGCCTGTGAAGCGTTGCGGACGGGCGGCGAACGTGATTCAGTTCGACCGCGCCAGGATCGAATTCATCAAGGGTGGCGAGATACGGTCGGCGTACACCAATGCTTTGCCAGCAAGACTGAGGATCACCTCGCTTCGTCGCGACTCGATCGCCGCCAACGTTGCACGGGCGACCTTCTCGGGCGGCCAGCTGCCGATGCTTTTCGATTTGGCGGCCGCGTCCGAACCGATCAACGAGTCAAAAAACTCACTTCGCGTCGTGCTCGGACTGACCAATGTCACTTGAATGGAATTGCCATGGTGCGAGTCGCGAGCCAGTTCGGCGCGGATCGAATCGCTCAATCCATGAAGGGCAAATTTGCTTGCACAATACTCACTCTTGTCCGGCACGGCACGGTGTCCCAGCACGCTGCTGATGTTACAGATCACCGGGGCCCGACCTCGCCGCAGCATCGGGATCGCATCCCGCATCAATTCGGCGGGAGCAAAGAAATTGACTTCCATGATTTGCCGCAAGCGAGCTTCGTCGGCGTCCGCAAACGGGCCGATCGCACCGATCCCTGCATTGTTGACCAGTAGATCCAATCGACCGTCATCCACGTCGGCGGCCGCCGCCAAGATCTGCTCACGCACTCCGGCATCGGTCACGTCACCAACAACCGAAATGAAGCGACCGGTTCCGGTTCTCGCTGCGAGATCCGCCAACCGCTCGCCACGCCGTGCGACTCCCACGACGGTGGCGCCGCGATCGAGCAACAATTCGCACAAGCAGTGGCCAATGCCGCTGCTAGCACCAGTGACCACGGCGATTGAATCCTTGGGTTTCCAGCGCATTGATCCGCAAAACTTTCGTGGTGATTGCTGCGCTGCAGCTAGGAATTAGCGTGTTAGTCGTAGTAGCGGAAGTCGTCAAGACTTTCGTTGTTCAACTGGATGGACGAAACTTTTGAAGGGCGTATCGATTTAGTCGTACGATGGACTTCCTAGTCCGTCGAATCCACCATGGACGGACTCGGAAGTCCATCCTACATCCCTTGCCGCAGGAAACTTCACTAAATCAACAAGCCGTTGATGGCTTTCGCTGTTCAACTGGACGGACGAAAGTCTTGGCGACTTTCGCTACGAGTTCGAGCGGCGAGCTGATTAGGCGACTTCGCTTGACGAATCCGACAACGGTACCGATGGCAGGTCGATTGAGATCGAAGAGGCTTCGTCGTCCGTCGCCTGATCGTCTTTCGCTTTCGCAGGACGCTCGTCCATGTGCCGAATCGCCACGGCGTCGCGATGCACTGGCCCCATCGCTCCGGCAGGAACCCGGACGTGAATCGTCACCATTTCCTCGCCATACTTTCGCGACAACACTTCGCCTTTGGCCGCCAAATACGCCAGCAACTTACCATCGCTCGGCGCCACGTCGACTTCCAAATCAAAGAACTCGCGTCCCAGGGCCTCGCCCACCGCTTCGATCAGTGGAACCAAACCCGTGTTGCTCTTGGCACTGACCGGGATCGCATTGGGGTAACGATCGAGCACTCGGTTGAGCACCGCAGAGCTCTTGATCGCATCGATCTTGTTGAGCACCAGCAGCGTGTCTTTCTCTTCGATCTGAAGTTCCTCGAGCACACGATAGACCGCGCTGATCTGTTCGAACACCGTCGGGCTGCTGGCGTCGGCAACGTGCAACAACAAATCGGCTTGCCGCGTTTCTTCGAGCGTCGATTTGAAACTGGCGACCAACGAGTGAGGCAGATCACGAATGAACCCGACCGTGTCACTTAGCAGCACGGTTCCCCAACCGGGCAATTGCCAACGTCGTGTTCGCGTATCAAGCGTGGCAAACAATTTGTCGGCGGCGTGCACGTTGGCTGCGGTCAACGCGTTCATCAACGTGCTCTTGCCGGCATTGGTGTAACCGACCAACGAAACCGTCGGTGCCTCTTTACGCGCTTCGACCTGTTGTTCACGGCGACGCTCGACCTTGGACAGTTCTTCTTTCAGATCGTGAATGCGTTTCTGCGCCAAACGACGGTCGACTTCCAATTGCTTTTCACCCGGACCACGCATGCCGACGCCCATCGCTTGACGCGACAAGTGGGTCCACATCCGTTTCAGCCGTGGTAGCGAGTACTCGAGCTGAGCCAATTCGATCGCCAAACGAGCTTCGTACGTTCGGGCGCCAGCAGCAAAGATGTCGAGAATCAATTCGGTGCGGTCGATCACTTTGGCATCGATCGCCTTCTCGAGATTGCGGACTTGAGCGGGGTTCAGATCGTTGTCGAAAATGACCACGTCGGCGTCATGGCGTTCGACCATCAGCCGCAGCTCTTCGACTTTTCCCTTCCCCAAAAACGTGCCATGATTTGGACGCGTCAACCGCTGCATCAACTCATCGACGACTTCGGTTCCTGCGGTTGTGGCCAATCCGTAAAGTTCTTCCAGCGGGTCCGCCTCGACCGTTTGCTCGGGCAGGATCAGGCGGGCCAAGATGCTTCGCTCGGGCGAATCATCGCGAAGTTGGTGTTGTTCTCGCACGGTTTAGGGAGGTCCCTCCAATTGAAAGATTAAATCTGGGCGTCAGTGCCATTATAGTCAAAAAGTGTGTAACTGTGCACAGCAGTTCGGCGGGGCAAACGCAGCGGCGGTGCGGGAAAAAGTTCGGCGATTTCGCACCGTTTTTCCAAAGAAAATTCAGGGCTTCGCGTTTTTTTGGTTTCGGGAAACGTAATGTTCATCCGCTGTCACACAGACCGCCAGCCGCGTGGACAGGTTCGCAATTCGCGGCCGAGAATTGCCGTCCACCGTAGGTTGTTTTTGCGAGATAGGCTGCGAATCAGTCGAAGCATCTTTCACGGACGGGAAACCGATCACGGCGACCTTCTAGCGATCAAACGTCGACTTGGTACGGAGGATATGGTGGTAATGCTGAGCAAATCGATGCGACTCGTCGCGGACGTACTGCAGCAATCGCAGTGCAAACGCACTTTTGCTTAACCGCAGCGGTTCGGAATCACCGGGCCGAAAGATCTCTTCATCGCGTTTGGCCAGCGAGATCACTGTCGGTGGCGTGATGTCTTGATCACGGAACGCCGCCATCGCTGCATTGAGCTGTCCCTTGCCTCCGTCGATCAACAAGATGTCGGGAAACGATTCGCCGGAATCCGAAAGCTTGCGGAAACGCCGCGAGACCACTTCATAGATACTGCGAAAATCGTCGATGCCGTCCACGTCTTGGATGCGGAACCGGCGATAGCCTGGTTTGAATGGCAATCCGTCAATGAACTGCACCAAGCTGGCGACCGTTTCGCCGCCACCGAGATGAGCGATGTCGACCCCTTCGATGATCCGCGGCGTTTCCGCCAACCCCAGCACTTTGCGAAGTCCCGTCAGCCCCTTTTTCGGATCGATGTAAAAGACTTCGGGTTGAACGTGCGTATCGAGTTCACCGCGATCCTCGAGTTTCTCGAGCATGCGAATCTCGTCTCGCAGTACCGCGGCTCGCTCAAAATCCATCGCCTTGCTGGCCGCTTGCATCTCGTCGTGCATCTCTTTTAGCAACCGCTTCTTGCCGCCTTCCATAAACGTTTGCAATCGTTTGATGTCGCGGCGATATTCTTCTTTGCTGATACGAAAATTACACGGCGCGGTGCACTGGTTGATGCTGGCCAACAAACAGGGACGAAACCACTTCCAACGTTCCTCGGATTCACTGATGTCAAGCGTGCAGGTGCGAAAACGAAAGATTCGCTGCAGCACCTGAATCGCGCCCCGCAGCGCTCCAGCACTTGGAAACGGGCCATACAATTTGACGCCCTTTTCCTTGGGCTCGCGAGTGATCTCGACGCGAGGAAACTCGTCACGCGTGGTGATCATCAAATACGGAAACGACTTGTCGTCTTTGAGATCCTTGTTGTGCTTGGGTTGGATGTCCTTGACCAACCGGGCTTCCATCAACAACGCGTCGACTTCGGTTTCGCACTCGACAAAGTCGATGTCCGCGATCTCGCCGATCCAAGGTGCGGTCCGCTGATCTTCGGCCGCCGCTTTCAAAAAGTAGCTGCCCGCGCGACTTCGCAAATTCTTGGCCTTGCCAACATAGATCACCCGCGCCGCATCGTCTTTCATCAAATAAACGCCCGGTGACGTCGGGAACGTCTTGACCTTGGTTGCTGCATGGCTGAATCCAAGCGTCTCAACCAGCTCGTCTCCCGCCCCATCCGTCACTTTGTCTTCGCAGACCTTGTCAACCAATTCGTTGTTCTGGCCAGCTTTGTTTTTGGCTGCTTTGTTCTGGCTAGCTTTCTTTTTGGCAGGTTTCTTTTTAGGGTCATCCGGCATGGAGGGGCGATCCGTCAATTGCATCAATTCAGAGAAACAGGGGGACTTTGCCACACTTCTCCTTCGCACGAGTCGGCATTTCGATTGGCGAATGCAGCGACGCTTTGCGAGGGCAAGGTGGCGACGACATTATTCTAGCCAGACAACCCGATCTTGGCATTCCGCCGAATTTTCAGCCTCGCTTGCTGGCAACGCATCGCCTGCCCCCGTCCAGAGACGGCTGACGATTGCTAGTCAATTTCGCCAGCGCTGCAGTGGGATTTCCCTCGATATTTCCGGCAATGTGCTTAGCGAATCGCAGCGATGACTTTTTGCTTCAAGTCGTCTTTGATTTCCGATTTCTCAATTTCCGCGACGACTTTGGCCATCACGTCCTCTTGTTCGCCCGCCGCGTCTTGCATCGCATTAATTTTGCTTTTGATGTCCGCAGCGATCGCTTCCAGCGTAAACGGATTACCTCCGGGACCGTCCCCTGGCGACGCTTGTGCACCGGGACCGCCACCCCGACCATCTTCGTTCGGGGTTTCCCCGCCCGAACGCGACGCTTCGTTGACTCGGCGGCCGCCACCCCCATCCATGGTTTTCAGACGCACAGCAAGCTCTGCCACCAATTTCTCTGGAGTGTAGGCCACCTCTTTCAATCTCGCCTGGATTGCGTTTTCGCCCGACCCGCAGCCGGGCAACGACAACGAGACCAAACCAATGATGGCGAACGCAGTTAACACGGACTGAGTAAATACGGTTTGGATCATTCTGTTCCACATTGTGATAGTTATTTTGTGATTTTTCTGGACCGTGTGCATCACCGGCTTAGAAATTGTCGTTGTTGACAATCTCTTTTCCTGCTTTGGTACCTAACGCCCACCATGTTTCCATATCGATCGAATCAGTAATGAAACGAACCGAGCCATCCATCAGCGACATCTGTACTCCACCGGGATGGTCGCTTGACGCGGTGATCGCCGAGTCGCCTTCGTGGCAACGAATCGTGTCGCTGCTGTAGGCAGCAATGGAAATCGTGTTGGGCGTAAAGACATGTCCATAGACATGACGCTGCCAACCGTCGGTGTACAACCACGAATGCCCCTTGTACATGCTCCAAGGTTCCCAATTCTTGTAGCCGTTCAAGCCATCGGTGACGACTTGGTCGATGTAGGCATCGTAGGCTTCCACCAGTGCCGAATTCGTGTAATGCAAATTGCGGCGATCGTCCAACATTTTGCCGCTCCCATCATTGACGAGCGACTCGGCAATCGCAGCAGTATTGGACAAACCATCTAAGATATCGCGAAATCCAAAGTTGCGATTCGTGGTCGATCGCCAATAGTCACTATAAGGTCCTTTTTCGTTCATGCGGTTCATCGAAATGATCCCCGGCGACACCTTGATCGCGGCTCCTGTCGACTCCCATGGCATCAGCATGTTGCGACCATGACCAGCGTTGGCAAGGTAGCTAAAATTGGCCGTGATCCCACCTGTCGCGACCACCGAATTGGTTACCGATTCGGTCGGGCAAAGAAAAGTCGGTACCTGGACGCGGGCCACTTCCCCTAGCTTGCTGGTGTTATTGGCCAGCCCACTCCACGCGTTTCCTCTACCAGTGCTCTCAAACGGAATCGCCTCATAGATCGCGGTCTGCTCGACGTATGGCAACATCCCTGCATACCACGACAAATTGCCTGAACCACCGCCTGGCGAGTCATAGTCATCCGCCCCGCGATGCATGTGAATCGGCGTCTGATTAAACGCATCATGGTAATTGTGCATTGCTAACGTCAGTTGCTTGAGATGATTGCTGCACTGCATTCGCCGCGCTGCCTCTCGTGCCGCTTGCACGGCTGGCAACAACAGCCCTACAAGCACACCGATAATTGCAATCACCACTAAGAGTTCGACCAACGTGAAAGCGGCCCGTCGATCAGGTTCACGCCGCTTGGTTCGCTCAGACATTTCAGAGAGTCCTCGATCGGTTTCAAATTAAAGAACTAGGAAGTCGGCTGCATCGATCGCAGCGAGCGAGGGGAAGCGTAGATCAGTGATGCGAAGATTGCGTTAGGAACAATCGTGGCCTCGAAAGAATTACCGCGAGCCCCGAAGTGAGCGAAACCTAGCCCCCCTACGGCCCTCGCTAAGGCCACTCGAGTGCCCTAACCCACGCAAAATCTTCTACCTTTTCCGAGTGCTGCATCGCGGATTGTTGCTGCTCACCCCCATCAAAACAGCGGGCCGCTCGATCGCGATTCGCGTTCACCCCGTCCGAGGCAAACCGAGATCGGCTACATTGAGGGCAAAGACTTGGCTGCGGAACCCGACTCGGATTGGTCTTCACTGCAATGGCTCTCATGACCCCCTCGTCGCATCACTGGATTTCCCAGGGTCCCGACGGAGCTCTTTACCGGCATGGTGATCCCGCCACCGCAGGTCCTCCTCATCGGCGATTCGTGCTGAATGGCCCCGCGATCACCCCCGCCCGTCTTGATGCCATCGCCAACAACGTCCGCTTTATCGATCTGTTGCAGTCCCCGTATGTATGCCGCGTGATCGAAAACGGGCTTTCAAGAACGCCGCCGATTTTGGTGGCGGAATCGCTTCCAGCATTACGTTTGGCAACCGCGTCGCAGGATCTCAGCCTTGCCGAGGTCCTTACCATTGCGACCCAGCTCACCTCACTCGTGCTGCAAACCCATCATCTCGGTTTGTATCATCCCCACTTCACCGCCGAGAACATTGCCCTGCAGCGACCATCGGAAAGCTGGCAAATCCGATTGGACTATCTGGATCTCGCCATTGATGCCCGTCCGAGCCAGCCGACAGACGCTGCCGCGAACGACCCGCTCGATGCCGACCGAGCAGGACTGTACAGCGTACTGCGGTGCTTACTCAGCAACGCAGCCAAACGTGAGGATTCGTCCAAAGTCGCGTCCGCTGATTTGCATGCTCAGGCGATCGCCATTTTGAAATGGTTGGAAAACGAATCTGCCTCTGAACCTGAACCGCTGCTCAGGCTGCTTCAGCGAGCGGATTCGTATCGCTACGCCACCGTCGCAACCTCGGCCGATCTGGGAAACAGCCTGCCGCTTCAACCGCGTGAACCTGCCGCGGGCAATCCAGAAACCCAAATCACACGCGAGTCGAAATCCACTCGAGGAAACGACGCTGCGACGGCGGAATTGAACCCCGAGACCGATGGCGGTTCGATCCGCGAATCGTCGTTCACTTCCGCGACGCCAGCGCTTCAACGTGGTGATCGCTTGGGCCGGTTCTTGATCGGCGAAAAGATTGGGCAAGGCGGGATGGGAGCGGTGTTTGCCGGCACCGATTTGCTCGATCAATCTGCCGTGGCAATCAAAGTACTGAAAACAAATCGCGATGACTCAGCCCAAGCAATCCGCCGGTTTCGCAAAGAGGCAAGGGTCTTGGCGGATATTCAAAACGAGTTTGTCACTCGTTTGATTCACGTCGATCAGGAACGCGGCATCCATTATTTGGCGATGGAATACATCGATGGCATCGATTTAAAGAAATGGATGACCCGCCGCATCCGTGGCGAACGCATTGAGATCAGCGAACACGATGCGTTGTGCATCGTTGGCGATATCGCTCGGGCCCTTGCATGCGCGCACTCGCAAGGGATCGTGCATCGCGACATCAAACCAGAAAACGTGCTGCTACAGCGACGTGAATCGGACCTCAGCGACGATGACAATGACATCCAAAACTACCGCGTTAAACTTTCCGATTTCGGCATCGCCCGCCACATCGATCAATCCGAATCGATGGAGGTCACCGGCGACGGAGTGATGATCGGGACGCCGCTGTACATGTCGCCTGAACAGTGTCGCGGCAGCCACGAACTCGGTCCGCCCACCGACGTCTACTCGCTGGGAATCACCCTGTTTGAATTGCTGACCGGACAGGTGCCGTTTCAGTCGGATGATCGGATCAAATTGGCCACGATGCACCTGTACGACCGACCTCCGTCGGTGCAGCAGTTCAATCCGAAACTCTCGGACGCTTGCGCCAGCATCGTCAATCGTGCGTTGGCCAAGGAACCCGAAAAACGATTTGTCGATGCGTCGCAGTTCAGCCGCGAGATCGACCGCGTTCTAAGAGGCACTCCATCGGATATCGAAACGCATCCCAAAATGCCGGAGCATTGCGCTGACAAACGGTGGCAGAAAACCGAGCACTGGGAACTCATCAGCGATCCCGATGAACTATGGCCGTATGTTTCCAACACCGAACGACTCAATCGTGCCATCGGATTACCCGCCGTCACGTACCGCACCGAGTACGACGAACAACGT encodes the following:
- a CDS encoding protein kinase domain-containing protein, which encodes MALMTPSSHHWISQGPDGALYRHGDPATAGPPHRRFVLNGPAITPARLDAIANNVRFIDLLQSPYVCRVIENGLSRTPPILVAESLPALRLATASQDLSLAEVLTIATQLTSLVLQTHHLGLYHPHFTAENIALQRPSESWQIRLDYLDLAIDARPSQPTDAAANDPLDADRAGLYSVLRCLLSNAAKREDSSKVASADLHAQAIAILKWLENESASEPEPLLRLLQRADSYRYATVATSADLGNSLPLQPREPAAGNPETQITRESKSTRGNDAATAELNPETDGGSIRESSFTSATPALQRGDRLGRFLIGEKIGQGGMGAVFAGTDLLDQSAVAIKVLKTNRDDSAQAIRRFRKEARVLADIQNEFVTRLIHVDQERGIHYLAMEYIDGIDLKKWMTRRIRGERIEISEHDALCIVGDIARALACAHSQGIVHRDIKPENVLLQRRESDLSDDDNDIQNYRVKLSDFGIARHIDQSESMEVTGDGVMIGTPLYMSPEQCRGSHELGPPTDVYSLGITLFELLTGQVPFQSDDRIKLATMHLYDRPPSVQQFNPKLSDACASIVNRALAKEPEKRFVDASQFSREIDRVLRGTPSDIETHPKMPEHCADKRWQKTEHWELISDPDELWPYVSNTERLNRAIGLPAVTYRTEYDEQRGIRKFGSFRISGVQVAWEEHPFEWIEANRMGILREFQSGPFVWFMSIVTMEPIAGGGTKLSHEIRVQPRNLLGRVMTTVEADWKAFRNLNRVYLRIDKSIQSRKQGPKIDPFESPHSISTADAERLQKRLDRLIDSGIDADLANAIGVYLSEAPPQTLAQIRPISLARELGFAADDTVDACLVAASVGLLSLRWDVLCPTCRAPAATHPNLSAIQDHTHCEACHVAFQSNRGDAIEMVFRAHPEIRRVDDQSYCIGGPEHSPHVVAQIRIEAEEMFELELHLTEGDYLLRGTRLPQTQSIRIEQGRGASEYTTKLLSLGQSSHIPKLRSGIQRIQLINDDTSLHVIRIERTIPRDDVVTAASASTNQRFRNLFPDQVFADDNPITAEQMTLLATTIQDIEPLYASLGDAEVYKRVHEIHRRIEQIVQLHHGTIAKTVGESMLAAFDRCDHAIAAALEVQQSEQNREQSIGIGVHAGRTLVAVANDRLDYFGSTARAAMAMPSIAGEDLLLSETVYADPRVMREFTAMLSHATYESVSLPGLPHQPLARIRGNDKGMDPVKPKR